The stretch of DNA GCCGTCGCGGGCCTGGTCCTCGGTGGCCGCGGTGATCTCCTCCGTGAGCGTGACCAGGACCGCGGTGCCCTCGACGGCCACCTGGACCCGCTCGTGCAGGCGCGCGGTCATGCGCTCGGCGAACCGCGAGGAGGGCAGGGTGGCCAGCAGCCGTACCGCCTCGGCGCGGACCTGGCGGGACTTGTCGTCCAGCGCCGCCTCCAGGAACGGCTCGTCCTCGGGGCCCAGGCCCACGGCCAGCGCCTCGACGTAGGCGGCGCGGGTTTCGGCAGACAGGCCGGTCTGCGTCCACGCCTCCTCGACCAGCGCCCGGGCCGAGGCCGGATCCTTGCCGCGGAACCAGGTCAGGTAGCCGATGCGCTCGTGCGGCTTGTCGGACAGCCACGCCTCGGGATCCGGCGCGGCGGCGAAGCGGGTGAAGGTCGACCACTGCTGGTTCTGCTTGGCCAGCCAGGTGCCGCGCGGGCCGGCCAGCTTCATCAGGTCGGCGCGGACCGCGATGCTGCCGCGGGCGTAGTCGAACAGCGGGGGCAGCAGCTCGGCCGGAGCGCGGCAGCCGGTCTTGGCGGCGGCGCCCAGGTACTCCGGGAGCGCCTCGGAGCGGGACGCCACCAGCGCCGTGAGCCGGGCCGAGGTCGCGGTCGGGAGCAGCGGCCGGGCGTCGACCGCCGCCGACTTCGCCACGGGCGCGCCCTCGGGCGCTCCGGCGGCCTGCCCGGCCTGCCCGGACTGCTCGCCGACGAGCTCGGCGGAGTACGCCGAGCCGGCGTTGCCGGCCCGCCGCCAGGCGCTCATGAGCGCGGCCGAGCTCAGCAGGGCCGCCGCGGGGCTGTCACCGGGCGCGGCGAACTCTCCGGCGGCCGGCGGGGTGCGACGGTCGGTGCCGACCAGGGCCGTCGAGACAAGGTCCTGCCAGACCTCGGATCCGGTCTGATTGGAGGCTTCGTTCATGGTGCTCACCGCGCTTCCGCCGAGTAGGAGATCCCCACAGCCTTCGCACTGATGTCCACAGATTGTGCACCACGCCACTGACAACTTACGGGGTCCGTGGCAATACCCTGAAATTCCCTAATCACCGGGCCTCTCCCCGGACGCCCCGCGGGGCCCGCCGCCGTCCTCACAGCGCGACCGCCGCCCCCTCGGCCCACACCGTGAGCGGTTCCAGCCCCGCGTCGGAGTACTCGCCGAACACCGTCACCGGATGCCCGCCGGAGACCGCCAGCAGCCGCCACAGGGCGGAGTCCTCGCACAGCAGCGGGACGCGGCGGCCCTCGCCGTCGGTGAGCTCGCCGTCCCGGTCCGGGACCGCGTCCGCGATCACCACCGGCCAGCCCTCCTGCCACGGGTCGGAGGCCAGGGCGGCGGCGAACTCGTCGGCCGCGGCCTGCAGGGTCCCGCCGGCCGGCGCGCCCGCCGGGTTCGCGGAGTCGAACTCGCCGGACTCCATCTGCGCCCGCAGCGGCAGCACCTCGGAATGGAACACCATCTCGGCCCGGTAGAGCGCGCCGACCGGCAGCGCCAGGGTCGGCGCCTGCTGCATGGCGCCGAACGCCAGCAGCATCGCGGGCCGGCCGCTCTCGGCGCCGCGCAGCCAGATCCGGCGCTCGGTGAGCTTGTCGGCGGCGCGGTCGCGGGAGCCCAGGACGTGCCAGCGGTCGGCGACCCGC from Catenulispora sp. GP43 encodes:
- a CDS encoding DUF5691 domain-containing protein gives rise to the protein MNEASNQTGSEVWQDLVSTALVGTDRRTPPAAGEFAAPGDSPAAALLSSAALMSAWRRAGNAGSAYSAELVGEQSGQAGQAAGAPEGAPVAKSAAVDARPLLPTATSARLTALVASRSEALPEYLGAAAKTGCRAPAELLPPLFDYARGSIAVRADLMKLAGPRGTWLAKQNQQWSTFTRFAAAPDPEAWLSDKPHERIGYLTWFRGKDPASARALVEEAWTQTGLSAETRAAYVEALAVGLGPEDEPFLEAALDDKSRQVRAEAVRLLATLPSSRFAERMTARLHERVQVAVEGTAVLVTLTEEITAATEDQARDGIGEGWVQTEEERRLARMQPSYWLEDLIASTPLAAWEHYGLSPAELLRATAANRWEANSCHRGWRSATLRQRESRWAEAFCAVNAATDMLELLSDEAAERWCLSVVASHRSQCSIHSAPIILSRLGRPWSDPVCQALLDSIPAYLPNATRNDVARFFGMDNLAGRWMPPSFADAVAAKADQIRAELPLWAEDLDDLAAMLRDRALMLAELDSV